GCCATTTTTGGCGGCATAATTAGCCAAGATTTGTTCTTGGCCACCCAGTCTTGTCTTAAAGCGCTCTCTTCTGGGTAAAATATGACACTGTTGGGATTTGTGCTGAAAATGCTGTCGCTAGACATATGGGAACGGATGGCCTGGACGCAACCTTGAACCAAAGAAAGAATGTGACCTTGTTCGTTCTCTGCTAATTGCTCTGGAATCTCACTTTGTGGTTGTTTGAAATCCTGTGTCTTCAGTggttctttcttctcctctctcgcTTGTTCCTAAAGCCACTCCGTTAGCTGTCATTCCTTAACATTTTGGCGACTTGACTGTACTTGTGCTCTTTGGGTTACTCACAAGTGGAACACTCTCAAGTTTCTTCATGAACATGAGGGTATCGGCTTGAAGACCATTGGAGATGATTCCGTCTAACCAGAGCAAGAAATGATTCTGTATGAAGGAAACCACCAGGCTTGTTGTCTCTATATCTTTGGCAATGTCTTTTACATCGAGAAGATGCATTATCCAATGAGTAGTCCCATATGCGTTGACGAAACTCTCCTCTTTGTTCTGGTCCTGACCAGAGTTGATTCCGGTTACCCTCAAAGTGGCCGTTTCGAAGTGTGCTGATAGAAATCTTAGGGCTCTCCGCGTGATGATAGAATGCGCGTCTGAAAATCTGGCCAAGTCCTGATGTAGTTCTTCCCATGTGTTATGTCGGGCTGTTGGGTCAACGAACTTGACAATGCCTGAGTGTACTTCTAGGAGTGAGCACTTTTCGATTATTGCCAATGGATCAACTTCTGGCGGTAGATCTGCAAGTAGTACCAATTCCGACACCAGAAGGGGGCGGTGCACAATGGCCACGGTCGAAAGCACTGATTCACAGAATATGGGATCTTGACGAGGAAGCTTTCTCAAATTGGCTCTCGCGTAGTCGTACAACTCATCCAGTCTCTCAGGCATCTCTTTGAGGGCTTCAACCGCGTAccagctctcttcttttcgaAGAAGGGAGCAAGCAACAAATATCCATAGAGCATTGCCTCGTGATCTTATGCCGATAAGTCTTAAAAACTCTTCTTTGATCTGCTCTGGatatcttctttgtttgGCCAGCTGGCCAACTATGGAAACGAGGTTTCGGCGAAAGATTCCCGCGAGCCCAGGTGTCCAGGTAGTCCCCCCTAGATTGATGCATTGATAATGTCCTTCTCGGATCAACTCAAATTCGGCATGAGCATCCATATCTGTGGACAAAAGCCACTTGATTTTATGCGGAACATCTGCTGTCGCCTCGATTAACCGCATCAAGTCGCCAAGATCTTCGCCACTGTCTCTTCCATGGCTAGATGAACATTGGTTGATGCCATCTATCACTATATATGATCGAACAAAAGCTTGGTCATCCAGcatattaaaaaatattgCTGATAACGCAAAGAAGTCTTTAGGGCTGTCAAACCCGTTTCTTTCCGTCCGGCTTAGAGCATTGTCCAAGTGGGAGATCAACTTtggctgttgttgaagtAGCGAATGTATGAGGCTTCTCAACACACTAGCAGAGCTGTCCGTTCCATGGCTAGTACGGCCACATGAGTAATAAGATAAACCCTTGTATATTGCTTTTGAGCCGCCTTTGCTCACATCAGTTTTTTCCAGGTTTATCTCATTAGAGAGACGTCGGACGATTGCCTCCATGAGAGCCGTTTTATTGACTCCCTGGCCACCGCTGATCAGAAGGACATGGCTCGTGATACTTCCTGTATCGTTCTGTCCGGAGTCGTTCTTCTCGATGCCTTTCGTGTTCCAATTAACAACGCTCTTGTATTGTTCCGTTGAGCAGATCCATTGACAAAGCTCATGGGCTAAAAGTCCGTTTTCGTTTCGCGCTTCGATTACGCTTGACTCTGCGCTGATTCTGCCTAGGCGGGCTAGTTTCTGGCCGATCTCGCTTGTTAAACTCATTGTTTCCTGGTTTCTGGGTGAGAGTTGgcgattttctttttctctctcaagcTTCAGAAACTCGTCAAGTTGCTGAACGACCAAGCTCCCACTAAAAGTCGAAAGATGGTCCTCTGCCACTTTCAATCGTGCCGAATTCGAATCCCAAGCGTCGAACTGACAGCCAGCTGGCAAGGCAGCATTCATCAAATACGACAAAATCTCACTGTACAAATCAACAACTCGCTCTCGTAGAACCTGCTCTCCTTCTAGGAGTTCACCAGTATCGCCACTGACGATGATTCTCGGCAGACAATTATACCAATTCATCTTGGCGATAATATCCAAAAGCCCGGTGCAGACAGCTTCCGTTTTCGACGAGGGATGCAGTAGTACCTATTGTTGAATTAGCAACCTTAATCTATACTTGCTAGAACTGCGTATATTACCCGCGAAGCGTAACACACGCATACCCAAACCAGCGCACAAGGCGACTTGCCGCCCGTTGACCTTCGTACATGGTCTCTTAATAAATCTCGAAGCTGGTTGCCTTGGCGACTGCTCCAGCCTCGATTCCGGTTATCAAGCCACCAGTTTAATAGGTGACACATCTGATGCCATCTATCCTTTATATCACTTTGGGAAATGGAAGTCTTCATATGCTCCGTTCTCGATATTCTCCCCATGGAAGGCTCAGTGGCCATGGCCTCAATTTCCAGGGACAAGATCTCCTCGTATAGCCCAACTAACTCCGGATGAACCAGTCTCAGATTGTCATACGCTTCATCCCATAGATGCTCGCGTTTGACTTGTGTCAGCgctgctgcatcatctgAGGGTGCCAACTGGTGGGTAGGCGGGATGCCAGTGATGTTCATTTCTGCAGCAGATGTATTGTGTGCTTCCGTTTGCCTCGTTGTGGACTCTTTGTGCCCGTGCCCGAGCAGGTGGTGCAGTGCTTTTTCAAGGGTTTTGCGGCCCGAAGATTCATCGCCGCTAATGTCAAGCGGGTCGTTTGAAAAGAGTTTCGTGAATTTCTTCATTGTTTTATCTATATTGGTGCCGTAGTcggttgaagatggtgaagccAGAAAAGCGTTGCGATGTTCCTCGTCACAAACTGATGTGGAATGACCCCAGCTTTTTAACTGTAAGAAAGGCGGACGGAGAGGCGAGTGTGACAAGGCGGGAACAGTTTAGGTCCTAATATCGCTTTCATACTGAGGGCtggtctttgtttttttggcCGTTTGTATCATCTGCGTCTACCCGGTGGGTAGCTTATGTCTGGTTACACATGTATTCAGAATCCGCTTTAGCTCTCCTacatacctacctacctgtaTACAAAGGCGAGCTCCGAACCCCTTGCTAGACCTTTTACATGCCCAGGTTGTTGTTGCAACTCATTGGTGGAGAAGAGTCGAATTCACAGCCAACTCCTCAGAGAATGCCGATGTAGGACAGAGTATTCACAATTTTAATGTTTACGCTCCCGATTGGTGGGATAGTCGCAGCGTTATCTCGTTGCAACCCATTATACCAGTTGTACAACACACAGTCCCTGGGTAGAATCCGAACACGGCCCGATAGATACCACATATTGAGTTGGTATCTTCGAAATCATTTCCTACGGACCAATGATCTCAGAGCAGGCGACCGCATAGTTAAGCTAGTCTTCCGATATGCTTTGTTAT
This genomic stretch from Trichoderma breve strain T069 chromosome 1, whole genome shotgun sequence harbors:
- a CDS encoding WD domain, g-beta repeat domain-containing protein gives rise to the protein MKKFTKLFSNDPLDISGDESSGRKTLEKALHHLLGHGHKESTTRQTEAHNTSAAEMNITGIPPTHQLAPSDDAAALTQVKREHLWDEAYDNLRLVHPELVGLYEEILSLEIEAMATEPSMGRISRTEHMKTSISQSDIKDRWHQMCHLLNWWLDNRNRGWSSRQGNQLRDLLRDHVRRSTGGKSPCALVWVCVCYASRVLLHPSSKTEAVCTGLLDIIAKMNWYNCLPRIIVSGDTGELLEGEQVLRERVVDLYSEILSYLMNAALPAGCQFDAWDSNSARLKVAEDHLSTFSGSLVVQQLDEFLKLEREKENRQLSPRNQETMSLTSEIGQKLARLGRISAESSVIEARNENGLLAHELCQWICSTEQYKSVVNWNTKGIEKNDSGQNDTGSITSHVLLISGGQGVNKTALMEAIVRRLSNEINLEKTDVSKGGSKAIYKGLSYYSCGRTSHGTDSSASVLRSLIHSLLQQQPKLISHLDNALSRTERNGFDSPKDFFALSAIFFNMLDDQAFVRSYIVIDGINQCSSSHGRDSGEDLGDLMRLIEATADVPHKIKWLLSTDMDAHAEFELIREGHYQCINLGGTTWTPGLAGIFRRNLVSIVGQLAKQRRYPEQIKEEFLRLIGIRSRGNALWIFVACSLLRKEESWYAVEALKEMPERLDELYDYARANLRKLPRQDPIFCESVLSTVAIVHRPLLVSELVLLADLPPEVDPLAIIEKCSLLEVHSGIVKFVDPTARHNTWEELHQDLARFSDAHSIITRRALRFLSAHFETATLRVTGINSGQDQNKEESFVNAYGTTHWIMHLLDVKDIAKDIETTSLVVSFIQNHFLLWLDGIISNGLQADTLMFMKKLESVPLEQAREEKKEPLKTQDFKQPQSEIPEQLAENEQGHILSLVQGCVQAIRSHMSSDSIFSTNPNSVIFYPEESALRQDWVAKNKSWLIMPPKMAQSWGDSSLTLAGQSRIRSIAFSPDGKLLVSGSDSEAIRVWDAETGEAQITLNRSGDCGYYVTFSSNGELVCVSDKGIIYLYQLKTGRGFKTLTVYGRKVTAIRFSPNGGRNERLVLGTLTALLLVDVSDLGKRECKCTHKVLEEGDPVYAVDFSRQGTWIASGGKGGDIKIWDARHDNAIQRTLQGHEGDVKSVTFSRDEKRLVSGSDDLTVKIWSVETGANLKSFGCEHIICEVTFSSDDSVIAAASGNQIKVWESESGAQRHVMIGHEKPVTAVAFSSQGRLASGSDDMTLRLWSPEGSVSNDRSTLSELGNEKPINFIAMSPDGKYLASSSRDNIHLWDGTTVSSSRDGTVGVWDVATGTKCRTFKAHTHWVITVAFSPDGRLLASGGLDSKIIIWDRKSLERKGEMTDHSDGVINIIFSQDSSRIVSRSKDFTFCVWDSNTGALIQGPMKALNPNRYIGFDLRIPEYFLTEYEVDLSTLNPSPFPVQEGQKVARYGVGPRGDWITWNGKNIIPIPKAYKPTASWVQGNIVAIGTRLGEMLLFRFSTEVEPPN